The region ATCGCTTTTCTTATATTCACATCAGGTATATTTTCTGTATTAAAAAACgtgaataattaaaaaaaatgatgatacacgtgtatatataattcttcCATTTTATGCAATGTTTGGACATTCTTCATTCATTTAATCatgtaaaattgtaaaatttcAGTTCTACAAATGTCTTCGATGAGTGAAGGGCGTGTTAACTATTTAAGAAGTCAAATCCATTTCTTATGCAATGTTTTTTATCCAAAAGTAAGCAATTGTTTGGACAATCTTTATTCATTCAATCATGTACAATTGTAAAATTTCAATTCTACAAATGTCTTCGATGAGTAAAGGGCATTATTAACTATTGAAGAAGTCAAATCTGTTTATGTTGCTATTTACTTAAGGGAAACTTGCCTAAATGTACCCTTCAGTCATCTAGTTTATGAAACATGGTCGAAGTATACACTATCTATATACTTCGactgtatagatatgtatattatatgtaccagtgtatatttagtataCTTTATACACTATGtgcatattttataaattagatGGCCGAATGATATTTGACTGtaattttccctttatttaaATTGGTATTTCTAATGATTctttaacttattttcttttttgttgttgcagAAAATGGAATGCTTTCAGTTGAGGGTATTCAAGGAAACATATGTGAGAAATTAGTACTTGGAATTGATTGTCCAGTAGAATCAGATTCAAGGATATGCCTAACAGAGTGCACTAAAATATCCAAAGGGCATCACCCTTTCATTCATTATTGTTTAGGTGGACAAGATTCAACTTACTGCTATTGTAATTGGCAAGCAAATTTCTGTGGTTAATGGTGTAATTGGTGCACCAACCAATTCTAGAAAATGACTCTAAAAATGTAATTTTCTTCAAACCACTTCAATTTTACTAATAAGATATATTGCTGATTCTTCATGAAGTTGTGCATGTATAagatattattttcttatacaTTCTAGATTTACATATTGCATTCGTCAAATATTTCCGAATTAATTTCTTATACATTCTAGATTTAAACTAAAGGAAATTTCTAAGGATTACGCTATGTTATAACTCAAATGACGGCAGAGGCGGTGGCGcggaaagagagaaaagaggaataaagaaattaagaaaCTCAAAATTAGAGGAAGTGTCAAATTTGCCCTTGAACTATGCGAAATGGTCAAATTTTCCCCTGAACTATGCGAAAAGTTCAAATTCACCACCcattttaagaaattaattCTAATTGCGTGACTTGTGAAATCACCGAGTGCTAAGCTTCCACCGTTTAATAATAAGGCCAAATTTGTTCTATTTTGCATAGTTCAGGAGCAAATTCGTTTAACTAGTAACAGAAGGGACTATTTGACCCCAACTATTAACGGAGGACAAATCTGTTTCATTTCGCATAGTCCAGGGACACATTTAACCCTTTACcctgaagaaaaaaattgaaatcacaacttgaaatttgaatcctactttttggagaatttgagacttcaaatcatgatttgaaattaaagTTAAAGTTTTGTTCATACTTCATAAACAAACACTgatttcaaatcaaaattttgaatttgagcTCTAAATCCAATAGCCAAAACCCTACCATGATAGCCAAACATTTTTATAGCAAAATACGCCTAATGACGAGTCAAATTGAATGGGGGTCATTGGCACTTATGCCTAATTGTGtgatgatctttaatttttgctcctcatAACACATAACTTTTTCACGGAGCAGAAGTTTATATTTCGTATCAtaatatcccacaagttatgcccTGCATGACTAAAGACCTTATACCTCACTAGGCATAAGTTCAATTGctaaaaggcaaaaattaaaaatcagcccattcgaagggcaaaaattaaagaccagtccatatgTAGGACaattcatgcaatttcttcaactCAATGTACGACCCATAAATACAACATCTAACTTACCCTATAGTTTAGAGGTGGATCTATTTTTAGAACACGGATGCACTACTAAAGAAAGGAGCAAAAAATGCATTAAGTAGGAATTGCTCCTTGGTCCTCTTTATAAAAAACTCAATTTTCAACCAAGCGCACCATTAAGTCTTTTTGTAGCATATATGTCAGCAGGAACTATTTGACTAGTTCTaaaaaatatgtacataaactaCCTAGTTTTGCAGAAAGACCATGCATTCACGTGCACCAGAAATTATACACTGAATTCGCCCTTGGCCCTTCTTATCCTTGCTTGTCGGTTTCAAGCATGTATAAAGGAGGGGTTGCTATTGTAAATTCTCGTAATACAAATATTATTGAGACGTGCTCACGTAGGCACACACTGTATGATATTACCTTGGGACAAGTTTAAAAAACAACCAACAAAGATTCATAGAGTCAACCCCGTCTTATTTGGAATTTGTTTGAAACTGAGACATAATATTTGTGGTATGTCTACATGTTGACCATCCGTTAAAAGTAATCTGATGAATTTGCACCCATCAGTTGTGCATCTTTTACCGCACTAGTAAAACTAGGATCCAACAATTTAATGTAATTTCCAAAATATTACAACTATTATAGATTACAAATATTTAGAAATGTGATATATATTGACTTAGCTCCTAAGATTAGAAGTTGTTTTCAAAGCTTGCACTCATTTGCTATATACATTGTTCAAGATTCAACAACTTTAATTTAATcaagggaaaaggtgcaaatatacccctcaactttaaAATTTAGAGTAGATATATTCCTCGTTAAAAAAATGGTGCATATATACCCCTTTCTTATGTTGTAGTTGTATATGTACCCCCGCCGTTGCACAAATGacacaaatatacccttttcgcttacggaaatcttttaaaaagtgatttagcttgtttttcattttaaaaaatgacacgtggctttaaaaaaataagtctatccatttttttagtagacatatttttttgAAAGCCACGTGGTAATTGCTTTTTCCTCGTTGGTCGGGTCTAGTTTGTTTAAAAATTAAGGATATAGCCAAATGAGACTTCTTTTAATACCTAAATTTCACATCTAACTAATGAAATGAGATATAGATGACTCTCCTATTATATCTCTGATCTCTGATATTagacaaaacaaataaaaacaaataaattttaCTGTTAATTACACTAAAAAGCCCTACACTATAATTTAGTTTCAGATACATCTcctatattttataatttagtTTCGCATACATCTCCTATATTTTTAATCTCAAACACTTACACCCCCTATACTATGAAGATCCTACACTTAAAGCCCTTTTATGAGGTATACTCGCAACTAAGTATATTAAGATATAATTAATAACatacaaattaaaattataaaaattatttttacgaATATGTGTAAAAGGGGATCAtcttaagaaaaaataaaataggtatATAGCTTATGTACttatatttatttggtttgcTTATATGATATCAATGATAATATAAGAGAGTCAAATACCATTTTACCAGTTAAATAAGCAAGTTAGataaaaaaagcaaaaaaagatcTAAAAATGGCAAAATCATTTCCTTACAAATTTGAATCAAATTTGAGATATGTTATTTGTTTAATCCATTTAAATATGTGCAAACGGCGCTcattttacaattaaaatttatgTACTTGTCGGttggaattaaaaaaattacaaattacTTGCATATCTGATGGTAAGTAGATTTTAGTTTCTTTACAAACTTGACTCACAATTTGAGATCTCTACCTTAGTACAATTCACGCATAGTTATGTGTAGATGGTATTCATTTTAATCTACTACAGtagattttaatttctttacaaACTTGACTCAAAATTTGAGATCTTTACCTTAGTACAATTCCCGTACAATTATGTGTCAATGGTATTCATTTTAATCTACTAtactaaattttaatttctttacaaACTTGAGTCACAATTGAGATCTCCACATTAGTACACTCCATGTAATTATGGTAAATGGTATTCATTATAGTCTACTATAATAGGTACAATATTAATATTCTTACATTTTTAAAATGTCATTAAATATGAATTTACCATAAACTGAATTGAAGGTACagataggattttttttttatatcactAATATAAATAGATGTGCAAGAGTTTCGAAAAATAAATGGTCAAAAAGTTCAAGAATTGAAAATGAAGCAAGCTTTAGCAACACATTTCGTCGTGAttgcttttcttattttcacaTCAGGTATATTTCCTATATTCAAAAAATGTTAATAATTTACATGAATAATTAAAAAACGATGCTGCGGAAACAATTTCTCTACcccccaaggtaggggtaaggtctgcatacactctaaCTTCTCCAGAATCCACCTGTGAAATTACACTGaatatgttgttattattgtcgTAATAAAAATATGATGATATAAGTGTATAAATAATTCTTCCATTTCTTATGCAAGGTTTTAGATCACAAAAAGTAGCAATCCTTTGGACATGCTTCATTCATTTAATCATGTATAAttgtaaaatttcaattttacaAATGTCTTCGATGAGTAAAGGGCACAGTAACTGTTAAAGAGGTCAAATTTGTTTATCTAGCTATTTATTTAAATTGGTAtttgttacatatatatatatatatatatatatatatatatatatatatatatatatatatatattttttttttttttttttttttttttacagaaaTTGGAATGCTTTCAGTTGAGGGTAATGTAGTAAACATTTGTTAAGAGTTAGTACTTGATGTTGAGTGCCCAGTAGAAATAGATTCAAAGATATGCCTGGAAAGGTGCTCTATAATATCTGCTGGTCATAACCCATTCAATCATTATTGTTTACAAGGCCAGCATGGTAAACAGTTTTGCTATTGCAGGTGGCAAGCAGATTTTTGTAATTAAGAGTGTAACTGTAATTGGTGCACCAAccaattctagaaaaaaaaaaaaaagtttgaatatGTAGTTGTCTTCAAGCTAGTTTTgttaataaaatacatagcagtTGCGTTGCTGATTCTCCATGAAGTTGCGCAAGTATAAGAATTTTCGTAAAGTATAAGAGAGTATTGCATTCGTCAAatatttttgcccttcaaagggctggtctttaatttttgcacttCGAAATCGAACTTATGTTGAGCAAGACATAAATTTTTTAAGGGCGCGGAGCGTAATTTATGTATGACacgaaaatataaacttgtgCCTgcgaaaaaattatttgttttgaGGGGCCAAAAAGTGACGACTAGCACAAAATAGAGACAAAAGTGCAAAAAAATTGCATGGTTTGTTCTTCAGATaggttggtttttaatttttgtttcctTCAAATGGGCCGGTCTTGAATTTTATCTTTCACAATCGAACTTATGTTTAGCGAGtcataagttctttaagagtGCAGGAtataacttgtgagatattataatgtgaaaatataaatttatgcatCGCAAAAACATTATTTGTCTCGcggaataaaaattaaagatcagcacAAAATAGGAACAGAACTGCAAATGAGATACAGTATGACACATTTTAGTCATTGGCCATTCTATTGTTGAACCATTCTTTTTTGcccggattgtccttcaaaggcgccggtctttaattttatccCTCTAAttgctggtttttaatttttgctcttcgcttaaaaaagtggccaaatatctcgaggttctgggtttgaaccccgctcagtaaaaaaaaataaaatcgcaaggcaagctTTGCGAAAATTTTaggcaaaagtttgccttgcgaaattttgcaagacatattttttcttttttactctgCTGGAATTCTACAAAAGTGTCCGAATAGGTCTAATTTTGTTACGAAATTCTGccatgtgatttttttttttcgactgAGTCGGGATTTGAACCTAAAATCTCGAAATATTTTAagagaaggacaaaaattaaggaccagcaatttgagggacaaaaattaaaaaccatcCCCGAATAAGGGCAATCGCGCAAATTGTCCTTGTTGAACTACCTTCGCAGAAATAACCGTAAGAGGCTTCTCTTGCCGGTGTAGAGTGTAGACAACATACTAATAAAGTCATGCTTTCGAAAATAATCATAAGTGCATCATTACACATAAACCTTAGACATTAGTATATTAGTTGAAACCAACTTGAAATTGGATTATTCAAGCCAATTTAAAGTCCTAATTTTGAAAAAGTTATCCATTCTTCTCTCCAATTCCATCTATTCTCTCCTTTAAATGTCGATATTACTTATAAAATATTCTACGTACGCAACTTTCTATGAGCACAACCAGATTCctttttgaattgaaattaCAGATCTAACCAAGAGTGACTTTATGGTTGTGCTTGACTCGATATCTTTGGTTGAACCTATACATATTGCAAAGGGCTTCATAATAAACAAATATAGCAAGAAAGTACAATTGTACACATcaagtgacaacgacatcagcCATTATCATTGTTACAAGACTTCAATTAGAGTTGGGTCCAAGTTTTAATCAAACAGgaacaaaaatgacaagtacaagGAAAGCAATTGCTTTTGTTAGTGAAAACGAAGCAAGATACACTGCTACTCGATCaacatgaatatatgaattattatACTACTATCGTAAGCTATATGTATAAAGGCACCTAATAATATATTATAACTAttcctccattttattttatgtgccTTAGTTTGACaggcatggagtttaagaaagtgaGAAGACTTTTGAATAATGTGATCTTAATTTATCGTAGCTAAAGATGTATATAATGTATTAAAATACTAtttaaatcttgtgatcttaaatatgCATATGGAAAGTACGAATTTAAGAGTTACTAAAGTGACAATGTTTTTGAAgtgaatttaaaagaaaagtaagacacttaaattgaaacagaTCGAGTATTTATAATTACTCTggcccaatttatgtgacaataCTTTTCCTTtatcgagagtcaatttgactaatcctCTAAAATAAATTAGATTACTAcaagttgcaattcttctcatcAAAAGTAATTCTAAAATATAGGTCAATGTTTACATAGTTTAATTTGATCAATCTTAAAAGGCGAAAGATATCATATAAACTGGGATAGAGGGAATACTAGATTTAAAATGCTAACATATGCAACGGCGGAGCTAGAGTATGGCATATGGGTTCGCCTGAATTTAGTAGCTTTGGTTCAAACCTTTTATTTGTCTTACAAAAtttatgtacaaattattaatttaaaacccacaaacttgaaaattaaaatttcgaacccataaacttcaaattctggCTCCGGGTAGGAACACATAGTACAACAGtagaaagaaagcaagagatAAAGAGCGAGTCACTAACCAGTAGTCATCACGCGACAATCGTGAAGAAAAGAGTAAACTTCTGAGCCATTATGCAAAATAGTATTTATTCTTAACTTAAAAATGGAAAGGCAAGGTAAGTGTTGTGATTACGAAATATCACAATATATAGACGTTCTTCATACCCTAGCTTTTTTCCCACTTTAGCACCACTTACGTACCACTTGTCATTATTTTAACAGGTTTAgtgttaagaaaataaataaatgaagttgACGCAATTAACTAGCTAGCTTAAACAATTCCAATACGATTTAAACTCATTCAATACAGCTAGCATAGCTGACCATCCAGTCTTTAGATATGTTACTACTGGAATCCTAGATACATAATATAATCCAAAACCTTATGTAGTACGTAAAGCAAACTATACAAGTATTAaattaaaatggaagaaaacatAATATATCAACTTTTACGACCTACGAGATGAGGGGGGATGACTAACTAGTAATGAAATTTGTAACGATTAGGTTTTCATTCctgaaaaataataatccagacaagaaaaatagggacatatgatgatatttgattgagttaagggtaaaaaaaaacACCTCATAGTTGAGGTAGGAAAAGTAAACAACTGATAATTGAGGTGCGTTTTGCTAACtagatagtttaggtaggaaactctCAGACCTGATAATTCAGGTAGGAAGCTAAAAAAGAAGTGATAATTGAGGtatgtttttgaccattatctctatTTGATTTCAGTGATTGGTTCCAGGGTTACAATCTTTATAAtatcttaaataaaaagatgtaatcctctgattcttctcctcacgatcgtcaatcaagggctttgcttattcttgaatttatggattACTTGTTGTTGGAATTTCATCATGAATGCGGAGCCACAATTTGATCACAAACTTGCAGGTATGGAAACTTGCGGCTCACCACTTTGAGATGAAGACTTCTTAGTATGCGGGAGACTTGCGGATCACCTTTGGAGAGGAGAGCTTCTCTATGTATATTTCTTGATATGCGGATGCCGTTGGGAATCTGTGGACGCCTTTTCTCTATTTTGTGAAATTAACAGAAAATCAAATTCCCAACAAGTCACATAGATTTCAGAGAATATACATATGTTTTGGTGCTTGTAAGGAGGGATTCAAGGCAGGTTTTAGAAAGTTTTGTGGGTGTAGATGCTTGTTGGTTAAAGGGTCCGATGTACGGAACTCAATTGTTAGTTGAACGCCATGCTAAGAATAACATAGTTGCATATGCAATTGTTGAAAAGGAATCATGGGATACTTGGTCATGGTTTTTGATCTACTTAGCTGTTGATTTGGAGATTGATGATCACAATAGTTGGACCTTCATGTCAGATAAGCAAAAAGGTCTCCTTGAAACATTTAATGACGTGTTGCCATTCGTTAGCCATAAGTTCTGTACGAGACACCTTTATAGCAATTTTAGGAAGGCTAGATTTAGCGGCTCCTCCTTGAAGATTGCACTTTGGGTTGCTGGTAAAACTACAACAAAGAAGTTCTTGAtattatgtttgaaattttcaatttaGATGCAGAAAGCAGCTTCTTGGTTAAATGATCATAAAGCACCTGGTGAATCGTCAGGATCGCATTTCACTCCAAATGCTAAGAGTGACATCTTGTTGAATAACATGTGTGAATGTTTTAATAACATGATATTTGAGGCTCAGAGTAAAGCCAATTATAACATGGTTGGAGAAATGAGGATCTCTATTGATGACTCAGATGCAAGCTAATAGGGATAAAGGAGAAAGATGGTCATAAAAAGAGAACTTGCAAGTTTAGCTATGTGGAGAGAGAATCCAATGTTAACGAGTCAACCTTCTAGGAATCAACTACATCATCAGCTCCTTAAAAAATACCGGTAATAGCATTATGTATAATATTTGAATTGAAGGACCATTTCACACTATAAAGTTTAAATCATAATTTTCTGTCTTTTGTAGGTTGGAAGAGGAGAGGTGGGACAACAAGTTGATGCATAAGTTATTTTTTGTGCATTTTAAATGGTAGAACCAAAGCTATTTTTACTGAATTTAAGCTGTTTTAGCTGAATCGCCGCTAATTTTTGCTGAACTGATGTTATTTTGCTGAACCAGAGTTGTTTTTTTTGCTGAATTGAAGCTGTTTTTGCTGAACTGCTGCCGTATTTGCTGATCCAAAGCTGTTTTTTTGCTGAACCGAAGCTGTTTTTGCTGAATTTAAactgttttttgttttgctgaATCGCTGCTGTTCAGCAAAAAAACTCATTACagcaaaaacataaaattccACCAAGAAAATCATTTTCGGCCATTTTTTATCATTCAAGCTCATTACAGCATCTGCACTCAAAGTATTATCTAATCCATTCAGATTAGTTTTGGACATATCAAAATCTGGATTCGACATATTAAAACTTGAACTTGGTACAATGCAGAAAAcattaaatttgatttttcccGGTGAAATTTTATGTTTTCCAGGCAGGTTAGTGTCAGTGGTGGAGCCAGGATTTTTACTAAatggttcaaaaatataaagaagtacacacacgaagaagccaagggcgttcaacatctactatatatatgtaaaaataattttaaccttatatatacatggtaatttttcgccgaaggGGGTTAGGATGAACCCCAGCCCCTTACTGGCTCCGCCCCTCGTTAGTGTTTGAGTCGACTAAGTCAGAAAATTGGGTGGGTAGATTTATTATTGGGGTCAAAGATTAAAATTAGACCATAATAAAATGTCATGTggaatttaaataattttttttttttttaaattcattgTTGACCGTAAGTCATAGGGCATAAGTGGGCTAAAAAAGTATCTAGAAGGGTATTTTTAGCGAATTAGGTcgatgaagggtatatttagacCTTTTCCGATAGTCCAAGAGCATTTTTGGTCTTTTCAATTTAAAATTTgggataatttcaataatatacaatgcaacataaaatattacattcacgtagccatatttttaatttacatctaCATAGCGAACTTCTTTTTTGCAACAATGTTTATATACACAATAAACAATATTATAATACATTATACACTtactgtagacaatgtataaaccttgtataaaagtgtataataatgtataaaagggcCACTTCGggtaatattagatatatgggCTATTTtgggtaaatattttctccaaatagacATAGAGTCTTATTTTCCCTTAAAAATATTGTTAAGCGGAGGCCTATATAAGCTTTGAGTCAAGGTAGGATTTGTGTTGTTATTTGAGATAGATGATTATGTGATTGATTCTAGATGAGAGTAGATGAAGAACACATGATTagaagaagaacaaaagaagaagaattaagaagaagaagagaagtagTCGAGTAGAGAAATGAAGAATGTAGGATCGGATTATTGTATTCAATGTGtaatccacatatatatatatatacaagctacaTACCGATCCATAGCTGATAACTTCCATGTAACTAACTAGGCTCCATAACTAATCTCTAGTCTAACAGAACAACTCACTCTGTGAAGTCCTAACTGCTTCATATACACAGTGTATATTTCGTGTATATTCAGTGTATATCAATACTCCCCCTCAAACTAGGAGTGGTAAATAGATTGAACATCCCTAGTTTGCCTTTTAAGTACTCATGTTGCACTTTTGGAAGGCCTTTAGTAAAGATATCAGCTAGTTGTTCTTTGGTATTGATGTACTGAGTTGACACTAAGCCTTGCTGAATCTTTTCCCTTATAAAATGGCAGTCGATCTCTATATGCTTGGTTCTCTCATGATAAATAGGATTAGCAGCAAGTTGTGGTGCTGCTTTACTATCACTAAACACAGTAATTGGTTGTGTGATCTCCATTCCCAGTTCCTTTAGCATTCCTAGTAATCATGCTAATTCTGCAACAGTAGTAGCTAGGCTTCTATACTCAGATTCAGCTGAACTAATTGATACTGTAGTTTGTTTTTTTGATTTCCAAGAGACTACGGAATTCCCAACTTTGACCATATATCCAGTAACAGATTTTCCGGTTAGTAAGCATGCTGCCCAGTCTGCATCACAATAGGCTGTGACACTGTTCGTGTAGATGCTGGATAGAAGCAAGCCATGTCCTGGACTTTGTTTGATGTACTTGACAATCCTCAAAGCTGCATCCATATGAGTCTTCTTAGGTTGTTGTAAAAATTGACTCAAAGTTTGAACTGCAAATGCTATGTCTGGTCTAGTCACTGTTAGGTACAACAGCTTTCGAATTAACCTTTGATAAGTTTCTTGATCAGCTAGAGGATCCCCACTTGCCTTAACTCCATCCTTGACTTCAATGTGCTCATCATACTGCTTTGTAGTCAGTTTAATATTGGTATCAATTGGAGTAATTGCTGGCCTTGCAGCTGACATCCTTGATTTAGATATAACTTCTAGAGCATATTTCCTTTGATGCATGGTTATACCTTGTTCAGATCTTGCAAATTCTATACCTAAAAAATCCTTGAGTTCTCCCAGATCCTTCATTTTGAAGGTTTGTTGCAATGCAGTCTttgttttttatattagtttcaAGCTAGAACCTGTTATCAGCATGTTATCCACATAGACAAGGACAATAATAATTTCGTGTCCTGATTTTCTGATAAATAGTGAATGATCATATTGTAACTGTTTGAACCCAAAATTGATTAGAGCTTCAGACAATTTTGCATTCCATTGTCTAGGGGCTTGTTTAAGGCCATACAAGGACTTTACCAAGCTGCATGCTGTCTTATACTTGTTCTCCCCCTGATTGGTAAATCCTTGTGGTATGTCCATATTAATCTCATCATGTAAGTCCCCTTGtaagaaggcattatatacatccatttgatggataTGCCATTTGTGGGCAGCTGCCAAGGACAATATACTTCTAACAGTAACCATCTTCACAACTGGGGAAAAAGTTTCTTGGTAATCTATACCTTCCTTTTGGCTATATCCCTTGGCCACTAACCTTGCCTTGTATATTTCTATCTCCCCATTTGACTTGTATTTAATTTTGTATATCCATTTGCAGCCTATGGTACTCTTCCCTTATGGTAGATTCACTATTTTCCAAGTGTTATTACTTTCAAGAGCTTGTATCTCTTCTTTCATGGCCTGTACCCATTTAGGATCTTTGACAGCCTCTAAATAGGTTCTTGGTTTAATAATAGCTGATACTGCTGCTATATAGGCTTTGTATTTATTTGAGATATGGTCATAAGTGATGAAGTGATCCATAGAGTATGGAACATCTTGATGAATGTTTAGTGACACAAAGTCTTTCATCCACACTGGGGGCCTCTTTCCTCTTGAAGATTGTCTTGTAGGAACTGCAACTTGCTGAGAGGTTTGTGGTACTTGTGAGATTGAA is a window of Lycium ferocissimum isolate CSIRO_LF1 chromosome 12, AGI_CSIRO_Lferr_CH_V1, whole genome shotgun sequence DNA encoding:
- the LOC132039416 gene encoding uncharacterized mitochondrial protein AtMg00810-like, whose protein sequence is MKDLGELKDFLGIEFARSEQGITMHQRKYALEVISKSRMSAARPAITPIDTNIKLTTKQYDEHIEVKDGVKASGDPLADQETYQRLIRKLLYLTVTRPDIAFAVQTLSQFLQQPKKTHMDAALRIVKYIKQSPGHGLLLSSIYTNSVTAYCDADWAACLLTGKSVTGYMVKVGNSVVSWKSKKQTTVSISSAESEYRSLATTVAELA